A window of Bacillus toyonensis BCT-7112 genomic DNA:
TTCTGCTTCGTCACTCTTCGTATACGTAGCTACAACAGGAGCCATTTCGATGTTCGCTGCATAATTGGATGTATCCGAGTATGCAATAGTATCTTCACCAACATCAGATAATACCATAAATTCATGTGTATCTTTTCCGCCCATTGCTCCAGAGTCAGCAATAACCGCACGGAAATTTAAGCCACAACGAGCAAAAATGTTAGAGTATGCTTTATATAAGCGATCATACACTTCATCTAAGCTCTCCTGCGTAGCGTGGAAAGAATAGGCATCTTTCATTAGAAACTCTCTTCCACGTAATAAACCGAAACGAGGTCTTTGTTCGTCACGGAACTTTGTTTGAATTTGGTATAGCGTTAACGGTAATTTTTTATATGATTTTACTTCATCACGTACAAGATCAGTAATTACTTCTTCATGTGTCGCCCCTAAAGCAAATTCACGAGCGTTACGATCTTTCATACGCATTAATTCAGATCCGTAAGAATACCAACGGCCTGATTCTTGCCATAATTCTGCAGCTTGCATCGCTGGCATTAATAATTCTACAGCTCCTGCGCGTTCCATTTCTTCTCGAACGATACGTTCTACTTTGTGTAGTACTTTTAAACCAAATGGTAGAAAACTATAAATACCAGAAGCATTTTGACGCATAAAACCTGCGCGAAGTAATAATTGATGACTCTTAATTTCAGCATCAGCTGGAACTTCACGTAATGTAGGACTGAATACCATACTTTGTTTCATTTATTCGCACCTCTTCATTTTACTCTTACACGCAGTAAAACCCCTCACCTCGGGTTAGGTGAGGGATTTTATTCTACGAGCTCTATTTCATTATAAGTTTCACTTTATTTTACAAGAAAAACTTACGAATGTCATTCCATGTTACAACTAACATTAGTAACATTAATAATGCAAAACCAATAAAGTGGACCATTCCTTCTTTTTGACGGTCAATCGGTTTTCCTCGTAACGCTTCGATTAAGAAGAAGAATAAACGTCCACCGTCTAAAGCAGGGACTGGTAATAGATTAAATAAACCAAGGTTTATACTTAAAACTGCCGCTAAACTTAGCACACGCGTAAATCCATAATCTACGACTTGATCTGTTAGATTGTAAATTCCTACTGGACCTGACAACTCATTAATAGAAAATTGACCAGTTACTAATTTCACAAGAGACTCAAAAATTAGTTTCGTCCATTCGTACGTTTGTTCAAATCCTGATTTAATCGAACCCATCACTGTTTTCTCTACAGGAGAGTAAACACCAATTCTACCAACTTCTTCTTTACCTTCTTTATCGAGTGTTGGAGTTACTTTTACATTAAGCTGTTCATTATCACGCTTTACTTGTAACGTAATTTCTTTATTCGGGTTTTCACGTACAATGGCAACAACATCTTTCCATGTACTTGTACTTTTCCCATCAATTGCTTGAATTGTATCGTTTTCTTTTAATCCAGCTTGCTGCGCTGCACTATTTTCCATTATTTTTCCGACCATTGGTTTGTCAATGGGAACCCCTTGTACAAATCCAAGAATCACAAAAATAACAAATGCTAAAATGAAGTTCATTGCAGGACCCGCAAAGATTGTTAAAGCACGTTGACCCAATTTTTTAGAGCCAAA
This region includes:
- the rseP gene encoding RIP metalloprotease RseP encodes the protein MNTAIAFILIFGALVFFHELGHLYFAKRAGILCREFAIGFGPKIFSFEKNETVYTIRLLPLGGYVRMAGEDADTVELKPGKKVGLVLNEKDEAVKLVFDGYEKYPNVRVIEVEQADLEHNLTISGYEEYEEELQTFRVNEKARIITAGEEIQIAPYNRQFGSKKLGQRALTIFAGPAMNFILAFVIFVILGFVQGVPIDKPMVGKIMENSAAQQAGLKENDTIQAIDGKSTSTWKDVVAIVRENPNKEITLQVKRDNEQLNVKVTPTLDKEGKEEVGRIGVYSPVEKTVMGSIKSGFEQTYEWTKLIFESLVKLVTGQFSINELSGPVGIYNLTDQVVDYGFTRVLSLAAVLSINLGLFNLLPVPALDGGRLFFFLIEALRGKPIDRQKEGMVHFIGFALLMLLMLVVTWNDIRKFFL